A segment of the Gammaproteobacteria bacterium genome:
TGTCATAACGACTTTCCTTAGCCATGGCAAAAGCTAACGGTGCTTTCGCTAAATACGGCAACAACACAGCGATTAATACACAAACAATAATAATTTCCACAACTTACCTTTCATTCAATTTAAAATTTCGTCTAAATATAACTGATTCTACCAATAGTTTTCAACCGTGATATTGCCTGGTGTTCGCCGTAAGTTTTTGGTAAAACCCAAGCTTAGCAGCAATTTCTGGGTAGTTCGGACCATTTCAGGGTTACCGCACACCATCACCTGACTCTCCTCGGGAGTGAGTGCTACCTGTGCTGAATTTGCCAGTTGACCACTGGTAATCGCAGCCGGAATTCGCGCCGATAACATTTCGCTGTTAGGTTCGCGGGTAACAATAGGCACATAAACTAACCGCGGTTTAAATTTCGCAACTAGGGCTTCTATTTCAGCACGGTAGCTCAAATCATGGTATTGGCGCACGCAATGTACTAACACTATTTTCTCGAAACGGTCGACTAAGTTTGCCGTTTTCAACATCGATAAATAAGGCCCAATCGCAGTCCCCGTTGACAATAACCACAGTGATTTAGCGTCGGGCACTTCATTTAGGGTAAAAAAACCAGTCGGTTGCTGAGCGACTAAAACCGCATCACCAGGTTTTAATTGGGCCAACTGCGGCGACAAGCTGCCCTGCTCAACTGTTATATAATAAAACTCATGGATCGGTTGCTCGGGTGAATTAACAAAAGAATAGGCCCGTGTTGTACGTTGGCCTTCATGTTCAAGTGCCAGCTTGGTAAACTGCCCTGCAGTAAATGGTGCCAGCGTTGCTTCAACCCGCAAACTAAACAGCCGACTGTGCCAGTGAATATTTTCAACCACCTTACCCTCAATCCAATTTGCCATCATTACCACCCCAATGTTAGTAGACTCTATTAGTCTAGCTCAAGATTTAAGCGATTAAAACACAAGATATTAAACCGATTTCGCGATAATAGGCCCAGAGTCGATGCAAGTGTTAAGACGCCAACACAGCGCGTAAATAGCAGTATACAATGCCATACCTGCCGCCAGCACACCCGACCAACCACCATATTGCCAACACGCAATTAAGTAAAAACCACCAAGGCTGCCGCCAACATAGTAATGAACTAAATAAAGTGCCGTCGCGGTTGCTTTCGCCGTTTTAGCCTGCTGACTAACCCAAGCGTAAGCTAATGAGTGGGTAAAAAAAGCACCCGAGCTAATCAGCAACAAGCCAATCACTATGGTGACGATTGAATTGTAAGTCGCACACCACATGCCAAGTAAGCTCACCGTAGTGCCTAATAACAGTCCTTTAATCGCACTGTAATATTGGCTCCACCAGCCACTTAATTTGGCGGTTAAGGTACCGCTGAGATAACACAGGAAAATTAACCCTGTCCAGCTCACCGGTAAAGAGTAAGGCGGCGCGACCAATCGAAAACCGGTCACGGTATATAAATTTATGAATAAAGCAAAATTAATCCCGCCAATCAACATCGCGAGCCATAATGATGGTTGGCGTAAATGCATTAGCACCGTCTGACCGTGTTGCTGGAGATTGGCCTGCTGTGGTCTAAAATGTTGCTGCGCTGGTAATAGCTGCCGCACTAACAATGCACCTATGAAACTAAATAGCGCCATGCCGGCCACCGCAGCTTGCCAGCCCCAATGATCACTTACGGCCGCACCGTAAATACGACCAAAAATTCCGCCTAAAGAATTAGCGCTAATATAACCGCCAACGGCCAAAATTAAAGCCTCGGGCGAAAACTCTTCAGCCATATAAGCAACCGCAACAGCAGTAAAA
Coding sequences within it:
- a CDS encoding ferredoxin--NADP reductase, with the protein product MANWIEGKVVENIHWHSRLFSLRVEATLAPFTAGQFTKLALEHEGQRTTRAYSFVNSPEQPIHEFYYITVEQGSLSPQLAQLKPGDAVLVAQQPTGFFTLNEVPDAKSLWLLSTGTAIGPYLSMLKTANLVDRFEKIVLVHCVRQYHDLSYRAEIEALVAKFKPRLVYVPIVTREPNSEMLSARIPAAITSGQLANSAQVALTPEESQVMVCGNPEMVRTTQKLLLSLGFTKNLRRTPGNITVENYW
- a CDS encoding MFS transporter; this translates as MIKTNTGEYRRASLALALGSFLVFCNLYIVQPMLPLIANKFSASATATNWLLAAGTLALALTLVPWAIYSERVGRRKVMLLSLFLVPIVGLIMLLADTLLMMVLARAAMGVALAGFTAVAVAYMAEEFSPEALILAVGGYISANSLGGIFGRIYGAAVSDHWGWQAAVAGMALFSFIGALLVRQLLPAQQHFRPQQANLQQHGQTVLMHLRQPSLWLAMLIGGINFALFINLYTVTGFRLVAPPYSLPVSWTGLIFLCYLSGTLTAKLSGWWSQYYSAIKGLLLGTTVSLLGMWCATYNSIVTIVIGLLLISSGAFFTHSLAYAWVSQQAKTAKATATALYLVHYYVGGSLGGFYLIACWQYGGWSGVLAAGMALYTAIYALCWRLNTCIDSGPIIAKSV